The DNA sequence TAAACGAAAACGGAACCAGCTTATCGTTATTATTTCCAAAAAGAAGTCTTACAATATGAGGAGCAATTAAACCTATCCAACTTATTATTCCGGCAGCAGAAACAACGACGGCCACCAACAAGGTAGAAGAAGCGATAAAAAGCAGTCTCATTTTTTTTACCGATACGCCGAGGCTTGCAGCTTCTTCATCTCCCAAGGACAAAATATTTAATTGCCTGCGGTATAAAAAAATAAAACATCCTCCCAAAAACACAATCGGCAAAAACACGATAAAATTCCGCCATGTAATAATATTAAAACAGCCCATCAGCCAAAACTCAAGAGAGGGTAACTCATTCATCGGGTCGGCAGTATATTTAATAATCGAAACACAAGAACCGGCTATTGCATTTATGATAATACCTGCAAGGATAAGCCTTATAAGAGAATGTTCCCCTCCTATATGAGAAATTTGTAAGACTAAGATAACTGCAATTATTCCCCCTGCAAAAGCAAATGTTTGCACGATAAAAGGACTTGCATGAAAAATAACTATTGCAAGAGCTGCCCCAAGAGAAGCGCCGGAAGAAACACCTATAATATCGGGGGAAGCAAGAGGATTTCTAAAAAGGCTTTGTAAACTTGTACCGCTTAAAGCTAAAACGCCCCCTGCAATAAATACAAATAAAGTTCTGGGAAGTCTTATATTTATAAAAACATTATAGGCTGAATTAGAATATTCTCCGCCTAGCGGGATAAGTATTTTAAATATTTCCGAAAATGGAATAAAATACCTTCCCCAACTAAGCGAAAAGAATACCGCAATGATGGGAATAATAACTAAAAATATTTTATACTTTTGTTTCACTCTACATTCAAGGATTTTATGTCTTTTTCTTTGCCGAAAAATTCCTTATAAAATGCTTTTACTTTTGTTTCAAAATAGCCTTCAGGTATCTTACCAGGATGCAATTTATCTGCGAGCCAAATAATACCTAAGCATGAACTGGGAATAGGAGAATCCCACTCATCAACAGATGACGGAAAGG is a window from the Treponema denticola genome containing:
- a CDS encoding FecCD family ABC transporter permease; translated protein: MKQKYKIFLVIIPIIAVFFSLSWGRYFIPFSEIFKILIPLGGEYSNSAYNVFINIRLPRTLFVFIAGGVLALSGTSLQSLFRNPLASPDIIGVSSGASLGAALAIVIFHASPFIVQTFAFAGGIIAVILVLQISHIGGEHSLIRLILAGIIINAIAGSCVSIIKYTADPMNELPSLEFWLMGCFNIITWRNFIVFLPIVFLGGCFIFLYRRQLNILSLGDEEAASLGVSVKKMRLLFIASSTLLVAVVVSAAGIISWIGLIAPHIVRLLFGNNNDKLVPFSFICGASLLLVADTFARSITGGEIPISIITAFIGAAGLASFMSAKKKVGYEYGF